Proteins from a genomic interval of Xanthomonas sp. AM6:
- a CDS encoding phospholipase D family protein codes for MKKKALKWSGIALAACVLASLVALYGYGRFADRAQGPASHALPATAVQTPIDRVVAPLTAAHAGHSGMVILPDNVDAFAVRAVAARAAGRSLDLQYYIWHPDFTGNLLYNELLRAADRGVRVRLLLDDMNVHGSKSVLAALDSHPLIEVRLFNPTRAREGTLMRGVELVLRFFSVNRRMHNKAWIADGRIAVVGGRNVGDEYFDASRDTNFMDTDAAVVGPAVAQATQIFDAYWNSRTAVPLGALVQAEPEALPRLRASIDAGLRSARAHPYAQRLRRAPSVRNLLEGERPLHWSAEARIVSDPPEKAEGAPPRADWMTPLLVGEMARAQRELALISPYFVPGDDGMRWIGQLRQRGVAVGVLTNSLAANDVVAVHGGYAGYRVPLLHQGVKLFELKPEGDPGGSLFGSSGASLHTKAFVVDGQEGFIGSFNLDPRSMNLNTEMGLLFRDRAAAAELQRLYQAKVSAPVSYRLALQDGALRWHDDAAQPPKAWEREPEAGIWRRAAARVIGWLPVESQL; via the coding sequence ATGAAGAAGAAGGCGCTGAAATGGAGCGGCATCGCCCTGGCGGCATGCGTGCTGGCCTCGCTGGTGGCGCTGTACGGCTACGGCCGCTTCGCCGACCGCGCGCAAGGCCCGGCCAGCCACGCGTTGCCGGCGACCGCGGTGCAGACCCCGATCGACCGTGTGGTCGCGCCGCTGACCGCGGCCCATGCGGGCCACAGCGGCATGGTGATCCTGCCCGACAACGTCGATGCGTTCGCGGTGCGCGCGGTGGCGGCGCGCGCGGCCGGGCGCAGCCTGGACCTGCAGTACTACATCTGGCATCCGGACTTCACCGGCAACCTGCTCTACAACGAACTGCTGCGCGCCGCCGACCGCGGCGTGCGCGTGCGCCTGCTGCTGGACGACATGAACGTGCACGGCAGCAAGTCGGTGCTGGCCGCGCTGGACAGCCATCCGCTGATCGAGGTGCGCCTGTTCAACCCGACCCGCGCGCGCGAGGGCACGCTGATGCGCGGCGTGGAGCTGGTGCTGCGCTTCTTCAGCGTCAACCGGCGCATGCACAACAAGGCCTGGATCGCCGACGGGCGCATCGCCGTGGTCGGCGGGCGCAACGTCGGCGACGAATACTTCGACGCCTCGCGCGACACCAACTTCATGGACACCGACGCGGCCGTGGTCGGGCCGGCGGTGGCGCAGGCCACGCAGATCTTCGACGCCTACTGGAACAGCCGCACCGCGGTACCGCTCGGCGCGCTGGTGCAGGCCGAGCCGGAGGCGCTGCCCAGGCTGCGCGCCAGCATCGACGCCGGCCTGCGCTCGGCGCGGGCGCATCCCTACGCGCAGCGCCTGCGCCGCGCGCCGAGCGTGCGCAACCTGCTCGAAGGCGAACGCCCGCTGCACTGGAGCGCCGAGGCCAGGATCGTCTCCGACCCGCCGGAGAAGGCCGAAGGCGCGCCGCCGCGCGCGGACTGGATGACGCCGCTGCTGGTCGGCGAGATGGCGCGCGCGCAGCGCGAGCTGGCGCTGATCTCGCCATACTTCGTGCCCGGCGACGACGGCATGCGCTGGATCGGCCAGCTGCGCCAGCGCGGGGTCGCGGTCGGCGTGCTGACCAATTCGCTGGCGGCCAACGACGTGGTCGCCGTGCACGGCGGCTATGCCGGCTACCGGGTGCCGTTGCTGCACCAGGGCGTGAAGCTGTTCGAACTCAAGCCCGAGGGCGACCCGGGCGGCAGCCTGTTCGGGTCCAGCGGCGCCAGCCTGCACACCAAGGCCTTCGTGGTCGATGGGCAGGAAGGCTTCATCGGCTCGTTCAACCTCGACCCGCGTTCGATGAACCTCAACACCGAGATGGGCCTGCTGTTCCGCGACCGCGCCGCGGCCGCCGAGTTGCAGCGGCTGTACCAAGCCAAGGTGTCGGCGCCGGTCAGCTACCGGCTGGCGCTGCAGGACGGCGCGCTGCGCTGGCACGACGATGCGGCGCAACCGCCGAAGGCCTGGGAGCGCGAGCCGGAAGCCGGGATCTGGCGCCGCGCGGCGGCGCGGGTGATCGGCTGGTTGCCGGTGGAGTCGCAGCTGTAG
- a CDS encoding chemotaxis response regulator protein-glutamate methylesterase, with product MTTTIKAMVVDDSAVVRQVLVAVLNEAPGIEVIASAADPLLAMDKMRQQWPDVIVLDVEMPKMDGITFLRKIMSERPTPVVICSTLTEKGARVTMDALAAGAVAVVTKPKLGLKQFLTDSAEELVATVRTAARANVKRLAARSAAPPVEAEVKHTADVILPAQGGRALAQTTERVIAIGTSTGGTQALEEVLTALPRVSPGIVIVQHMPEKFTAAFAARLDTLCQIAVKEAANNDRVVPGRALIAPGGKHMLLRRSGAQYFVEVVDGPPVNRHRPSVDVLFRSAARAAGANALGIIMTGMGDDGAVGLLEMRQAGARTVAQDEQSSIVFGMPKEAIKRGGAEKILPLGAMAREIVQQLG from the coding sequence ATGACGACGACGATCAAGGCCATGGTGGTCGACGATTCGGCGGTGGTGCGCCAGGTGCTGGTGGCGGTGCTCAACGAAGCGCCCGGAATCGAGGTGATCGCCTCGGCCGCCGACCCGCTGCTGGCGATGGACAAGATGCGCCAGCAGTGGCCGGACGTGATCGTGCTGGACGTGGAGATGCCGAAGATGGACGGCATCACCTTCCTGCGCAAGATCATGAGCGAGCGCCCCACCCCGGTGGTGATCTGCTCCACGCTCACCGAGAAGGGCGCGCGGGTGACCATGGATGCGCTGGCCGCCGGCGCGGTGGCGGTGGTGACCAAGCCCAAGCTCGGCCTGAAGCAGTTCCTCACCGATTCGGCCGAGGAACTGGTGGCCACGGTGCGCACCGCTGCGCGCGCCAACGTCAAGCGCCTGGCCGCGCGCAGCGCCGCGCCGCCGGTGGAGGCGGAGGTCAAGCACACCGCCGACGTGATCCTGCCGGCGCAGGGCGGCCGCGCGCTGGCGCAGACCACCGAGCGGGTGATCGCGATCGGCACCTCCACCGGCGGCACCCAGGCGCTGGAGGAAGTGCTGACCGCGCTGCCGCGGGTCAGCCCCGGCATCGTCATCGTCCAGCACATGCCGGAGAAGTTCACCGCCGCCTTCGCCGCGCGCCTGGACACGCTGTGCCAGATCGCGGTGAAGGAAGCGGCCAACAACGACCGCGTGGTGCCCGGCCGTGCGCTGATCGCGCCCGGCGGCAAGCACATGCTGCTGCGCCGCAGCGGCGCGCAGTATTTCGTCGAAGTGGTGGACGGGCCGCCGGTGAACCGGCACCGGCCGTCGGTGGACGTGCTGTTCCGTTCCGCCGCGCGCGCCGCCGGCGCCAACGCGCTGGGCATCATCATGACCGGCATGGGCGACGACGGCGCGGTCGGCCTGCTGGAAATGCGCCAGGCCGGCGCGCGCACCGTGGCCCAGGACGAACAGAGCAGCATCGTGTTCGGCATGCCCAAGGAAGCGATCAAGCGCGGCGGCGCGGAGAAGATCCTGCCGCTGGGCGCGATGGCGCGCGAGATCGTGCAGCAGCTCGGCTAG